In one window of Littorina saxatilis isolate snail1 linkage group LG11, US_GU_Lsax_2.0, whole genome shotgun sequence DNA:
- the LOC138980776 gene encoding uncharacterized protein, giving the protein MNTGGKTDPEKGKNTGGKTYPKKEKNTGGKTDPEKGKNTGGKTYPKKEKNTGGKTDPEKGKNTGGKTYPKKEKNTGGKTDPEKGKNTGGKTDPEKGKNTGGKTDPEKGKNTGGKTDPEKGKNTGGKTDPKKEKITGGKTYPKKEKNTGGKTYPKKGKNTGGKTDPEKEKNTGGKTDPEKGKNTGGKTDPEKEKNTGGKTYHEKEKNTGGKTDPEKEKNTGGKTDPEKEKNTGGKTDPEKEKITGGDMAIYPEAGFDGGDGCLAKMKCAMDKLPEGSDIMSVRLYHETARNQTRIHTLLAEADDQSKMMFRDHVQMSNAGAFFTKNLAPVCLGTVSCMDTTTYFIYPVQEKNLGPKRWYSTPRRTTGKVAAQGTEASSHIASGETEHDFIQNTMGGVWENFGNWSPEQCKGCVQERRPERCLTKHCKGPAPVQRRRCSQDGVCDETVRINIHTESVNADRCRAKIQCKVPYHVTSVQLFYVWGPTKAVWSTGYTDVDYTGSILLAEATAGVNGGRFTEKAVNPYGGVDPDIPSDPQLCSCTDNCREYYTYTLDTVNPGNVGDYACVIQPGSVDFDYAARLSFSDDCPRPSNETVREENCEQNCLKTYMVEGHEKYIKYYCHKLCEVDEEVKESGSA; this is encoded by the exons atgaacactggaggtaaaactgaccccgagaaaggaaagaacactggaggtaaaacataccccaagaaagaaaaaaacactggaggtaaaactgaccccgagaaaggaaagaacactggaggtaaaacATACcccaagaaagaaaagaacactggaggtaaaactgaccccgagaaaggaaagaacactggaggtaaaacATACcccaagaaagaaaagaacactggaggtaaaactgaccccgagaaaggaaagaacactggaggtaaaactgaccccgagaaaggaaagaacactggaggtaaaactgaccccgagaaaggaaagaacactggaggtaaaactgaccccgagaaaggaaagaacactggaggtaaaactgaccccaagaaagaaaagataactGGAGGTAAAACATACcccaagaaagaaaagaacactggaggtaaaacATACCCCAAGAAAGGAAAgaacactggaggtaaaactgaccccgagaaagaaaagaacactggaggtaaaactgaccccgagaaaggaaagaacactggaggtaaaactgaccccgagaaagaaaagaacactggaggtaaaacATACcacgagaaagaaaagaacactggaggtaaaactgacccagagaaagaaaagaacactggaggtaaaactgaccccgagaaagaaaagaacactggaggtaaaactgaccCCGAGAAAGAAAAGATAACTGGAG GCGACATGGCGATATACCCAGAAGCTGGCTTTGACGGTGGCGATGGCTGTCTTGCCAAAATGAAATGTGCGATGGACAAACTGCCAGAGGGCTCGGACATTATGTCCGTCAGACTGTACCACGAGACGGCAAGGAACCAGACCAGGATCCACACACTTCTGGCCGAGGCAGATGACCAGTCCAAGATGATGTTTCGTGATCATGTCCAGATGTCCAACGCCGGGGCTTTTTTTACTAAGAACCTGGCGCCAGTGTGTTTGGGGACGGTTTCCTGTATGGATACCACAACCTACTTCATTTACCCG GTCCAAGAGAAGAACCTGG GGCCGAAACGGTGGTACTCTACCCCACGCCGAACAACGGGAAAAGTGGCTGCACAAGGGACAGAGGCTAGCTCTCACATAGCCTCTGGGGAAACAGAGCATGACTTTATACAGAACACAA TGGGCGGGGTGTGGGAAAATTTTGGTAACTGGTCACCGGAGCAGTGCAAGGGATGTGTACAGGAGCGTCGACCCGAACGTTGTCTGACCAAACACTGCAAAGGTCCAGCACCCGTCCAGAGACGTCGCTGCTCTCAGGACGGAGTGTGCGACGAGACAG TTCGGATCAACATCCACACGGAAAGTGTCAACGCGGATCGTTGTCGCGCCAAGATACAGTGCAAGGTTCCTTATCATGTCACGTCTGTGCAGCTGTTTTACGTGTGGGGGCCCACGAAGGCTGTATGGTCGACAGGCTACACGGATGTCGATTACACGGGGAGCATTCTTCTAGCGGAGGCGACGGCGGGGGTCAACGGAGGAAG ATTCACAGAGAAGGCTGTTAATCCTTACGGGGGAGTCGACCCGGACATTCCCAGCGATCCTCAGCTGTGTTCCTGCACGGACAACTGCAGGGAATACTACACCTACACTTTAGACACT GTCAACCCGGGCAACGTAGGTGATTATGCATGTGTCATACAACCTGGCTCTGTTGACTTCGACTACGCGGCCAGGCTGAGTTTCAGTGACGACTGCCCAAGGCCAAGCAACG